A region of the Nocardia nova SH22a genome:
CCCGCGAGCCGTCCTCGCCGGATCAGCGCACGCTTGGTTCCGGGCGGTACGGGCGGTAGTGGCGCCTCCGAATCCGATTCCGGCTCAGCAGGATTCGGCCGCACGAACAGCGTCACCGAGGTGGCCGGGGCGAATCCACTGCGGGTCATGAGAGTCGCCGAGGCGGTATTGCTCTGCTCCACATCGGTGACGATGCGCCGCGCCCCGCGCGCGAACAGCGCCTCCGAGCAGATGTCGACCAGTCGCCGGGCCAGCCCGCGCCCCTGCATATCCGGAGCCACCGCGATCCATTCCAGATATCCCCAGTCGTCGCGCAGTTCGAACTCCATCGATCCGAGTACGAACCCCACCACCCGGTCCGAATCCAGAGCGACCCAGCACGCCTCGTCCGGCGAATCCAGATGTTCGGCCACCGAGGTCAGCGACCACGACGTATAGGGTTTCGCCGCGGTGTCGAAAACCTCGTATCCGAGATCCAGCACCTGCCGCAAATGCCCGAGCCCCATCGGAACGATCGCCACATCGCCAGCCATTTCCCCAGTTTGCCAGAGGTGTGCCGAAATCAGGTGCTGGTGGGCTTCGGCGCTTCGCTCGCCACGATCGCCTCGAGCGTCGTGCGCAGCACGCGTAGTTCGTGTGCGCCGATCGTGCGCGACCATTCGGCATCGATCTCGTCGAGTATCGCCCGGCTGCTGGCCTGTGCGTCGACGCCGCGTGCGGTCAGGCGCACGGTTTTGGCCCGCCGGTCGTCCGGATCGGCGGTGCGCTCCACATATCCCATCTGCTCGAGTTCGGTCACCAGTTCGCCGACGCCCTGTTTGGTGATTCCGGATCGGGCGGCCAGATCGGTGATGCGTGCGCCCTCCTCGCCGATGAAGCGGAAAACATGCCCATGGCGGTAGGCAATGCCGTCGAATCCCGTGGCGGCCAGACGCCGGTGCAGTTTGGCGAGGGTGATGCCCTTGACCTGTTCGAGCAGAGCGGGCAGTGGTTCGTCGGGGGTGGTGTCGGTGCTCATGGCCGGTCCACTGTACCAGTCAACTTACTTGATAAACATACTTGATAAAGCTACTTGACTAACTGTGCGGCGCGTCCCTACCGTTGGCCCCGTTCGACCGGATCGATCGAAGGGGAAGTTGTGGAACGTGGGAACGGTCGAGGGAGCACACGCCTGACCGATGCCGCAGTGGGCGGATCGGTGGTGTTCGCCGGGGAACCGGGGTTCGAGGCGGTCGGTGCGGGATATCAGACCCGGCGGCGGCATCGCCCGGATGTGGTGGTCACGGCTGCCAATGCCGAGGATGTCGTCACCGCCGTGGAATTCGCTGCCGCGCGGGATGTTCCGGTTGCGGTGCAGTGCACCGGTCACGCGCTGGCGGCGGTCGCGGGGGAGGGCGGCGTGCTGATCGACACCTCCCGGATGAACGGGTTCCGGATCGATCCCGCGGAGCGGACCGTGCATCTCGCGGCCGGAGTGCGCTGGGGTGCGGTGATCCGGCGGGCAGCGCGATACGGTCTGGCTCCGCTGTCCGGTTCGGCGCCGGACATCGCCGCGGTGCCGTACACCCTCGGCGGTGGGCTCGGCTTGCTGGCCAGGCAATTCGGGTACGCGGCCGATCTCGTACGCGAACTCGATGTGGTGACGCCGGACGGTCGGCGGCGCCGGGTCACCGCGACGCGGGACGCGGATCTGTTCTGGGCGCTGCGCGGTGGCCGCGACAACTTCGGCGTGGTGGTCGGGATGGAGATGGCGTTGCTGCCGGTGCGATCGTTGTACGGCGGCGGGCTGTATTTCGCCCCGACATCCGCCGAACAGGTCTTCCATCACTACTGCGAATGGACGCGGCGCGTGCCTCCGGAACTCTCCTCGTCGTTGGCGCTGGTCTCGTTGCCGGATGTTCCGGCGGTTGCCGAACCGCTGCGCGGCCGCCGGGTCGTGCATCTTCGCCTTGCCTACAACGGGCCGCCGGGCGAGGGACGGGAATTGATCGCCGGATTCCGCGCGATTGGTCCGCTACTCGACACAGTGGCCGAAATGCCCTTCACCGCAAGCGCTTCGATCTACAACGAGCCGGGACCGGGCGCATTCGAGGCAACCAACATCCTGCTGGGCCCGATCGGCGACGATCTGATCGGACGGCTGCTCGACACCGCCGGTCCGGCCGCGGATCTGCCGAATATGGTCGAGTTGCATCATCTGGGCGGCAGGCTCGCGGAGCCGCCCGTGATCGGAAGTGCGGTGGGGTACCGAGATGCCGAGTTCCTCCTGCTCATGGCCTCACGCGGGGATGAGCGACGGCTCGATGCCGCGCGATCGGCCCATCGCGAACTCGTCGAATCGATGTGGCCGTGGTGGACCGGCGGGCGGTGCCTGAACTTCCTCACCTGTGATGCCGATCCGGAGATGGTCCGGAGTTGTTACGCGGCAGCGGATTACCAGCGTCTGCGGCAGATCAAGGCGCGGGTGGATCCGCGAAACCTCTTCCGCCACAACCACAATATTCCGCCCGTGGGTAATTTCCGCGCCGCGCGCAATCTTCCGCCCGTGGCCAGCGGGGCCGCAGACGGCTGAGACCGGGGAGGGCGCGCCGCGCCGCGCATGCGCGACGCGCCCCGGTCGGCGGTGTTCGAGGGGTTCCGCCGACGTCTGGAGATCAGAGTCGCGGCATCAGAGCCGCGTGATCACGGCAGCGGAATCCAGGTGCCGAAGAACCAGAAGCCGTGGCCGGAGGGCTGCTGGGCCTGGTCGTGCCGATCCTGGTCGTGGCGGTTCTGATCCTGGCGGTTCTGGTCGTTCTGCGGATGCTGATCGTTGTGCTGCTGTTGCTGCGCGGGCTGCTGGGCGGGCTGAGCGCTCGCGATTCCGGCACCCAGGCCGACGATGCCGACCGTCAGCGCGCTCGCGGCGGTGACTTTCGCGATTCTCGACTTCACGGACATGGGATCCTCACTTGTTCAGAGAACTCGTAAATTGTTCTGGTACTTGATATTTCGCCGTCTCTGGAGGGTTAGGCGATACGCATACTCTCGCGTGCCGATGTGGGGCGGCGGTGGGTGCGAGTTAGGTGCGGCCTGTGAGATCAGCTGCCGGACTGATTCGGCGCGCCGTCCATCGGCGGAGCCATACCGGGCCCGGCATTCTGCCCGGCCGCATTACCGCTCTGCCCGGGCCCGGTACCGCTCTGCCCGGGCGCACTGCCGTCCTGTCCCGGCCCGCTGCCCGGGAACATCCCGCCGGGGCGCCCCATCCGTCCGCCGCGGCCGTCGGCCATCTGCCCGGATTCCGCGCCGCTGGTGATCGCCGTCGCGGTGGCGGTCCCGTTCGCCTCGGTGCCCTGAATGCGCACGGTGTCACCGACTTTCACCTCCGAGCGCTGGGTGCTGTCGGAGATGGTGTAGGTCTGGC
Encoded here:
- a CDS encoding GNAT family N-acetyltransferase, whose amino-acid sequence is MAGDVAIVPMGLGHLRQVLDLGYEVFDTAAKPYTSWSLTSVAEHLDSPDEACWVALDSDRVVGFVLGSMEFELRDDWGYLEWIAVAPDMQGRGLARRLVDICSEALFARGARRIVTDVEQSNTASATLMTRSGFAPATSVTLFVRPNPAEPESDSEAPLPPVPPGTKRALIRRGRLAGDNRPTR
- a CDS encoding MarR family winged helix-turn-helix transcriptional regulator: MSTDTTPDEPLPALLEQVKGITLAKLHRRLAATGFDGIAYRHGHVFRFIGEEGARITDLAARSGITKQGVGELVTELEQMGYVERTADPDDRRAKTVRLTARGVDAQASSRAILDEIDAEWSRTIGAHELRVLRTTLEAIVASEAPKPTST
- a CDS encoding FAD-binding oxidoreductase, coding for MGGSVVFAGEPGFEAVGAGYQTRRRHRPDVVVTAANAEDVVTAVEFAAARDVPVAVQCTGHALAAVAGEGGVLIDTSRMNGFRIDPAERTVHLAAGVRWGAVIRRAARYGLAPLSGSAPDIAAVPYTLGGGLGLLARQFGYAADLVRELDVVTPDGRRRRVTATRDADLFWALRGGRDNFGVVVGMEMALLPVRSLYGGGLYFAPTSAEQVFHHYCEWTRRVPPELSSSLALVSLPDVPAVAEPLRGRRVVHLRLAYNGPPGEGRELIAGFRAIGPLLDTVAEMPFTASASIYNEPGPGAFEATNILLGPIGDDLIGRLLDTAGPAADLPNMVELHHLGGRLAEPPVIGSAVGYRDAEFLLLMASRGDERRLDAARSAHRELVESMWPWWTGGRCLNFLTCDADPEMVRSCYAAADYQRLRQIKARVDPRNLFRHNHNIPPVGNFRAARNLPPVASGAADG